In Candidatus Neomarinimicrobiota bacterium, the DNA window TCTCGTGAAAAAAGGGTTTCAGGTTAAATACGAACAAAAGGCGGTGGCAATTGAGGAAATAAGTATAGGCTACAGAAAAGAATTTCAAAGGAAAAGCCGTATTATTTTGAGAAGTTTACATGGGGTCGCATTCGTGAGCAACCTGTTGAACCCGTTCAAATACGGGATATTTTCCATTCAGCTCTGGTCTCATAAGCTCCTCCGGTGGCTCGTACCACTGGTACTCGGCGTCATGTTTTTATCCAATTTGCTTCTCATTTCATCAGGAACATTTATGGCATTATTTCTAGTTCAAATTCTTTTTTATGCCCTGGCCGGCATTGGTTGGGCAGTTCAGAAGAATTCGTTCGCTACGGATATCTGGTTCTTTCGGTTGCCCTTTTACTTTTGTTTAGTGAATTTGGCGGCGCTTTCAGCTCTAATACAATATGTTCGTGGTAAAAATATTGTAACGTGGGAGCCGCAAAGATAAACGCTTTTCTTAGACCGAATAACAACAGGATAGAAGAACATGGAAAATAAAAATAAAATCATAATCCTCGCCCCCCACACCGATGACGGGGAATTAGGCTGCGGAGCAACTATCGCCAAGTTCCTGGAAGAGGATAAGGATGTTTACTACGTCGCATTTTCCATTTGTGAGGAATCCGTCCCTGACGGTTTCCCCAAAGATGCGCTAAAATACGAATGTCAGGATGCGACAAAGTTCCTGGGAATCCATCCGGATAACCTCATTATCCTGAACTATCCGGTGCGAAAATTCACGGAAAACCGGCAACCGATTCTCGAGGATCTCGTTCAGTTAAAAAAAGACCTTTCGCCGGATCTCGTCATTTTGCCCTCCTCGTTTGATGTCCATCAGGACCACGCCACAATTTACCAGGAAGGGATTCGGGCATTTAAAGAAAGCTCTATCCTGGGATATGAATTCATGTGGAACAATTATACCTTTAGTTCCACCATGTTTTCGGTCGTTGAGGAGCGGCATGTCCGGAAAAAAATAGAGGCGCTCGATATCTATAAAACCCAGGAAAAGCGGTTCTATATGAAAGAAAAACTCATTACTGGCCAGGCAAATTTCCGTGGCCTGCAGATCTACAGGGAATATGCAGAGGCGTTTGAGGTGATCCGGTGGATACTGGAGTAATTCCTAATCCAACTATTGTATTTATTGGTGGGAGTGGACGTTCCGGTACGAATATTACCAAGGAAATTCTCGGCCAACATCCAGACGTTGCCACCTTACCTTTCGAGTATCGGTTTATAATCGACCCGAATGGCCTTATTGATTTTTATAATTCCGTGAACGCCAGTTGGTCCCCGTATTTTATTGACAGTAAAATCAAGCAGCTTGAATACTTTTTACTGACGCTTGCAACTAAGTCATCAGATAAAACAATTTTGTCTAGACGAAAACCATTCATCAAAACCAGGTCGGCGGAGCATTGGTACAAGGAGTGGGAACTGGAAAAATGGATACCGGATTATACCAGGTTCGTGAATCAACTTATATCAGAGTTATCGGATTTCACATATTCCGCAAAATGGCCCGGTCTTCCGGAATCACATCCGGAGGAAAAGATGTATTTTTCCGCCAAACGAGGAACTGAACTCCGTGGTATCCTTGGGCGTTTTATTTACCGATGTGTAAACGCCATATTATCAGATCAAAATAAATCGGTTTTTGTCGAAGACAATACCTGGAATATCCTGTTTGCCAAAGAATTACTAGAACTGTGCCCCTCAGGAAAAATTTTACACGTAATGCGGGATCCCAGAGATGTTGTTGCCTCTCTTCGTCAGCAGCGGTGGACACCGGGTAACCTGTTGGCGGTGCTCCGGTGGTATAAAGGCGTTATGACTCGCTGGGAACATGTGAAGTCATCACTTGGTGAGACTCAATTCATTGAGATAAAATTTGAAGCGCTAGTTCAAAATACCGAACCAATTTTA includes these proteins:
- a CDS encoding PIG-L family deacetylase, encoding MENKNKIIILAPHTDDGELGCGATIAKFLEEDKDVYYVAFSICEESVPDGFPKDALKYECQDATKFLGIHPDNLIILNYPVRKFTENRQPILEDLVQLKKDLSPDLVILPSSFDVHQDHATIYQEGIRAFKESSILGYEFMWNNYTFSSTMFSVVEERHVRKKIEALDIYKTQEKRFYMKEKLITGQANFRGLQIYREYAEAFEVIRWILE
- a CDS encoding sulfotransferase encodes the protein MDTGVIPNPTIVFIGGSGRSGTNITKEILGQHPDVATLPFEYRFIIDPNGLIDFYNSVNASWSPYFIDSKIKQLEYFLLTLATKSSDKTILSRRKPFIKTRSAEHWYKEWELEKWIPDYTRFVNQLISELSDFTYSAKWPGLPESHPEEKMYFSAKRGTELRGILGRFIYRCVNAILSDQNKSVFVEDNTWNILFAKELLELCPSGKILHVMRDPRDVVASLRQQRWTPGNLLAVLRWYKGVMTRWEHVKSSLGETQFIEIKFEALVQNTEPILKELCSFIHLSFQEVLLDISLDKAHIHRWQSDFTEEEKVIIEKELKSQVQKYGYHFK